One region of Hemiscyllium ocellatum isolate sHemOce1 chromosome 32, sHemOce1.pat.X.cur, whole genome shotgun sequence genomic DNA includes:
- the LOC132830763 gene encoding galactoside alpha-(1,2)-fucosyltransferase 2-like: MFKYVQSLENTSIILESEAEKNSSKVVISSKGFWTINSIGRLGNQMGEYATLYALAKLNGYQAYILPSMANYLSPIFKITLPTLHDSVRKKIHWKNYNLNDWMEDRYCSIQGNYVSLSGYTCSWTFYHHIRSEILRELTMHDFIVEEANAFLRHIRGERKNVTYVGVHVRRGDYIHVMPNIWKGVIADKKYLDTAMAYFRNKYKNVVFAVTSNGMDWCKQNINNSKGDVYFSDDPKQATVAFDFSILAHCNHTIMTIGTFGFWAGYLAGGETIYLTNFTLPESPFLKVFKYEAAYLPEWIGIPADLSPLLHENASDLVH; the protein is encoded by the coding sequence ATGTTCAAATATGTCCAATCTTTGGAAAATACATCCATAATATTGGAAAGTGAAGCAGAGAAGAATTCTTCAAAGGTGGTGATTTCTTCAAAGGGATTTTGGACAATTAACTCCATTGGACGACTTGGCAACCAGATGGGGGAGTATGCAACACTATATGCATTGGCAAAATTGAATGGTTATCAAGCATATATTTTGCCTTCCATGGCCAATTACCTGTCCCCTATCTTCAAAATTACCCTTCCAACCCTCCATGATAGTGTGAGAAAGAAAATACATTGGAAGAATTATAATCTTAATGACTGGATGGAGGATCGGTACTGTAGTATTCAAGGAAATTATGTCAGCCTCTCAGGATACACGTGTTCCTGGACATTCTATCATCATATCCGTTCAGAAATTCTTCGTGAGTTAACTATGCATGATTTTATTGTAGAAGAGGCTAATGCATTCCTAAGACACATTAGAGGTGAGCGAAAGAATGTGACgtatgttggtgttcatgttcgAAGGGGAGATTATATACATGTCATgccaaatatttggaaaggagTTATAGCTGATAAGAAATATTTAGACACAGCAATGGCCTACTTcagaaataaatacaaaaatgtGGTTTTTGCAGTGACAAGCAATGGAATGGACTGGTGTAAGCAAAACATTAATAACTCCAAAGGAGATGTTTACTTTTCAGATGATCCCAAGCAGGCTACTGTCGCTTTTGACTTTTCTATCCTTGCACATTGTAACCACACAATAATGACAATCGGGACATTTGGTTTCTGGGCTGGCTACTTGGCAGGTGGGGAGACAATTTACCTCACAAACTTTACTTTGCCTGAGTCACCTTTCCTAAAGGTGTTTAAATATGAAGCAGCTTACTTACCTGAATGGATTGGGATTCCTGCTGATCTCTCAcctcttctgcatgaaaatgcttCAGACTTAGTCCATTAG